The Alkalihalobacillus sp. LMS6 genomic interval GATTTTGGAGGAGGAAAGGCCGTCATTATTGGTGACCCAGCTAAAGATAAATCACCCGAGCTATTTCGAGCGTTTGGTCAGTTTGTAGAATCACTTGGTGGACGTTTTTATACAGGTACAGATATGGGCACGACAATGGATGATTTTGTTCATGCGATGAAAGAAACGCGCTGTATCGTGGGTGTACCTGAAGAATTTGGTGGGAGTGGTGATTCTTCAGTACCAACGGCTGAAGGTGTCATCAATAGTGTAAAAGCAGTGAATTACGTGTTGTATGGGGATCAAAATCTCTCAGGAAAATCGTTTGCCATTCAAGGATTGGGAAAAGTAGGGTATAAAGTAGCTGTTGCGTTACTTCGAGCTGGAGCTGACTTGTACGTAACAGATTTGCAACCGGCGATTTGCGTAGAGCTAAAAGAATTAGGAAAGACCCTTGGTCAAGATGTGCAGATTGTGGATGGAGACGACATCTATCGTGTGAAGGCAGATGTGTTTGTTCCTTGTGCACGAGGGGGAATCTTAAATGATCATACGATCTCTAAATTGAATGTTCGTGCAATTGCCGGTTCTGCCAATAATCAGTTAAAAGAAGCGCGTCATGCAGAGGTATTGTTGCAAAAAGGAATCCTTTATGCACCGGATTATATCGTGAACGGTGGTGGGCTTATACAAGTCGCTGATGAGTTGTATGGAAGCAACAAGAAGCGTGTTGGTGCAAAGACACAGGCAATTTATCACACGCTCGTTGATGTGTTAACGACGGCAAAAGAAGATCAAATTTCGACGGAGAAAGCTGCTGAACAATTTGTTGAACAGCGAATGTCTAGCCGCTCAAAGCGGAATAATTTTTTCACAGGACAACTACGACCAAAGTGGACCATTCGACAAGAGAAAGGACTGTTTTAATATGAATGAATTTCCGATGGTGCAGTATATTGACCAA includes:
- a CDS encoding Glu/Leu/Phe/Val dehydrogenase — encoded protein: MMELTSDQALLQWDIFQEMSEHEQVVFCNDQESGLKAIIAIHDTTLGPALGGCRMFPYRTTEEALEDVLRLSRGMTKKCAAADVDFGGGKAVIIGDPAKDKSPELFRAFGQFVESLGGRFYTGTDMGTTMDDFVHAMKETRCIVGVPEEFGGSGDSSVPTAEGVINSVKAVNYVLYGDQNLSGKSFAIQGLGKVGYKVAVALLRAGADLYVTDLQPAICVELKELGKTLGQDVQIVDGDDIYRVKADVFVPCARGGILNDHTISKLNVRAIAGSANNQLKEARHAEVLLQKGILYAPDYIVNGGGLIQVADELYGSNKKRVGAKTQAIYHTLVDVLTTAKEDQISTEKAAEQFVEQRMSSRSKRNNFFTGQLRPKWTIRQEKGLF